A stretch of the Bdellovibrio sp. 22V genome encodes the following:
- a CDS encoding MATE family efflux transporter, whose amino-acid sequence MSRSKFLHESKFLAKLAGPIVVGQVGQNLITLADTIMVGKLGPAALGASAFAGSVFIVFLIFGIGMLSPLTALFARMQGQENYPYGGTLLKHSVVIALGISFFTIGLLYILLPNLHLFGQTPEVLALGKGFFQITIWSVLPSLIYQTYKQFTDGIGKTKVSMYVMLFGVIFNVLGNYILIYGKWGFPELGLNGAAWATLIARVAMALIMIAYVHFHPHFHHYLTERWTHRFDHHLMKNILRLGIPNGLTYLFEVGAFSSAAVMMGWFGATPLAAHQITISLASTSFLITLGIGIAASIRVGYELGRGDYSLARFAGFTAIKLGGAYMSLCALGFFFLRHWFPTIYVKDEDVIMWAAQFFIVVAIFEIFDGIQAVAIGALRGMSDTQWPSVIAFFAYWIMGLPLGYLLAFHLGVGPVGIWIGLLVGLIFASVLLTWRFHILSNRFITK is encoded by the coding sequence TTGTCGCGGTCTAAGTTTCTTCACGAAAGCAAGTTCCTTGCTAAACTCGCAGGTCCCATTGTTGTCGGTCAGGTTGGTCAAAACCTGATCACACTTGCCGACACTATCATGGTCGGTAAGCTCGGTCCCGCCGCTTTAGGGGCTTCCGCTTTCGCCGGAAGCGTCTTTATCGTCTTTCTTATTTTTGGTATCGGGATGCTTTCCCCGCTCACGGCGTTGTTTGCGCGCATGCAGGGACAGGAAAACTATCCTTACGGCGGCACGCTCTTAAAACACAGCGTGGTCATCGCCCTCGGCATTAGTTTTTTTACGATAGGCCTTCTTTATATTTTATTGCCGAATCTGCATCTCTTCGGGCAAACGCCTGAAGTTTTGGCTTTGGGAAAAGGTTTTTTTCAAATCACGATTTGGTCTGTTTTGCCGAGCTTGATTTATCAAACTTATAAACAGTTCACAGACGGCATCGGTAAAACCAAAGTTTCGATGTACGTGATGCTCTTTGGAGTTATCTTTAACGTTCTTGGAAATTACATTCTCATTTATGGTAAATGGGGATTTCCAGAGCTGGGCCTCAACGGTGCTGCGTGGGCGACTCTCATTGCGCGTGTTGCGATGGCGTTGATCATGATAGCTTACGTGCATTTCCACCCGCACTTTCATCACTACCTTACGGAAAGATGGACGCATCGTTTTGATCACCACTTGATGAAGAATATTTTGCGTTTGGGGATTCCGAACGGCCTCACTTACCTTTTCGAAGTCGGTGCTTTTTCTTCCGCGGCTGTGATGATGGGTTGGTTCGGAGCAACACCTCTGGCCGCTCACCAAATTACGATCAGCTTGGCCAGCACAAGCTTCCTTATCACGCTGGGCATTGGCATCGCCGCAAGCATCCGTGTCGGTTATGAGTTAGGGCGCGGAGATTACAGCCTCGCACGTTTTGCGGGATTCACCGCGATCAAGCTTGGCGGAGCTTATATGAGCTTGTGTGCTTTGGGTTTCTTCTTTCTTCGTCACTGGTTCCCGACAATCTATGTGAAAGATGAAGACGTGATCATGTGGGCCGCCCAGTTCTTTATCGTGGTTGCGATTTTTGAAATCTTCGATGGAATTCAGGCCGTCGCAATCGGCGCTCTGCGCGGAATGAGTGATACGCAGTGGCCGAGTGTGATCGCGTTCTTTGCTTACTGGATTATGGGTCTTCCACTTGGTTATTTGCTCGCCTTTCATTTAGGCGTTGGCCCCGTGGGAATTTGGATTGGCCTTCTTGTCGGATTGATCTTCGCCTCTGTTTTATTGACGTGGCGTTTTCATATTCTTAGCAATCGCTTTATCACAAAATAA
- the lysS gene encoding lysine--tRNA ligase, with protein MSIHENPLRAEKRKKLHALREKGINPYPYVFENKAKISEVVAEHAATLQPGEKKPEFAYRIAGRLMTLRMMGKASFFNIQDQTGTVQVYVKTEELSEQDREAFNLVDLGDIVGIDGFVFKSQKGEFSIYAKSFQILTKTIEPLPEKFHGVQDIEIKYRHRHLDLISDADSRKVFETRSKIIKEIRRFLDDRGFMEVETPTLQPVYGGAAATPFTTHHKALDMKLYMRISPELYLKRLIVGGFEKVYEISKNFRNEGIDRTHNPEFALLEFYEAYTDYNYQMKQFEELISSLALKITGSMKVSYQGKEIDFTPPWRRLTVFDGVREYAGIDPDKATEEELFQAIRKNGGDIEKPGKKGEMIMELFELTAEQHLWQPTFVLDHPVEISPLTKIHRRDNRLVERFEPFAACMEIGNAYSELNDPEDQLARLKEQEANRANDEEAHPMDEDFLLAIDAGMPPTGGVGIGIERIVMIMTDRPSIRDIIFFPTMRITK; from the coding sequence ATGAGTATTCATGAAAATCCATTAAGAGCCGAAAAACGTAAAAAATTGCATGCTCTTCGCGAGAAGGGCATCAATCCGTACCCGTACGTTTTCGAAAATAAAGCGAAGATCTCCGAAGTCGTGGCAGAACATGCGGCGACTCTTCAGCCAGGCGAAAAGAAGCCGGAGTTCGCTTATCGTATCGCAGGGCGCTTGATGACTTTGCGTATGATGGGTAAAGCGTCTTTCTTTAATATCCAGGATCAAACAGGCACTGTGCAAGTTTACGTGAAAACGGAAGAGCTTTCAGAGCAAGACCGTGAAGCGTTCAACTTGGTGGACTTGGGGGATATCGTTGGTATCGACGGCTTTGTATTTAAGTCGCAAAAAGGCGAGTTCTCGATTTACGCGAAGAGCTTCCAAATTTTGACGAAGACGATCGAGCCTCTTCCAGAAAAATTCCACGGCGTGCAAGATATCGAGATCAAGTACCGTCACAGACACTTGGATTTGATCTCCGATGCGGATTCACGCAAGGTCTTTGAAACACGCTCTAAGATCATCAAAGAAATTCGTCGTTTCTTGGATGACCGCGGATTTATGGAAGTGGAAACACCGACGCTTCAACCGGTTTACGGTGGAGCTGCGGCAACGCCTTTCACGACTCACCACAAAGCTTTGGACATGAAGCTTTACATGAGAATTTCTCCAGAGCTTTATTTGAAGCGCCTGATCGTAGGCGGTTTTGAAAAAGTTTACGAGATCTCTAAAAACTTCCGTAACGAAGGTATCGATCGCACTCACAATCCTGAGTTCGCATTGCTGGAGTTCTACGAGGCTTATACAGACTACAACTATCAAATGAAACAGTTTGAAGAGTTGATTTCGTCTTTGGCTTTGAAAATCACTGGCAGCATGAAAGTGTCTTATCAAGGAAAAGAGATCGACTTCACTCCGCCGTGGAGACGTTTGACGGTCTTTGACGGTGTTCGCGAGTACGCAGGCATCGATCCCGATAAGGCCACAGAGGAAGAATTGTTCCAAGCGATCCGTAAAAACGGTGGCGACATTGAAAAGCCTGGTAAAAAAGGCGAAATGATCATGGAGCTTTTCGAACTCACGGCAGAACAGCACTTGTGGCAACCGACGTTCGTTTTGGATCATCCGGTCGAGATTTCGCCATTGACGAAGATTCACCGTCGCGACAACCGTCTGGTTGAGCGTTTTGAACCATTCGCAGCTTGTATGGAAATCGGCAATGCTTACTCGGAGTTGAATGATCCAGAAGATCAGTTAGCTCGTTTGAAAGAACAAGAAGCCAATCGTGCTAATGACGAAGAAGCGCATCCTATGGATGAAGATTTCTTGTTGGCGATTGATGCCGGCATGCCGCCAACGGGTGGCGTGGGTATCGGAATTGAACGTATCGTGATGATAATGACGGATCGTCCAAGTATCCGAGACATCATTTTCTTCCCGACGATGAGAATTACGAAGTAA
- a CDS encoding helix-turn-helix transcriptional regulator: MSLAKSLRRILEIRKMTVAQLSRSTGVPAKTIYHWLSGQQPRKIEHVFKVCDTLNVSIEEMYGRKRRNSLEDEFSAGVYEVILRPISKP, encoded by the coding sequence ATGAGCCTGGCAAAAAGCTTACGCCGTATTTTGGAAATTCGAAAGATGACCGTCGCACAACTTTCGCGCAGCACGGGGGTTCCCGCGAAGACCATTTATCATTGGCTTTCGGGGCAACAACCGCGGAAGATCGAACATGTGTTTAAAGTCTGCGACACGCTTAACGTCTCTATTGAGGAAATGTACGGCCGAAAACGCAGAAATTCGTTGGAAGATGAATTCAGCGCCGGCGTTTACGAGGTGATTCTTCGCCCCATCAGCAAACCGTGA
- a CDS encoding HNH endonuclease signature motif containing protein, protein MDLSKISNVELLNRLEKLARTERKITHLILWHINEVESRRLFAELGFDSMFKYLTKHLGYGEDSAYRRLQAARLLKQVPAVAEKLEEGSLNLTQLTQVQKCIKQEIKIGNRVETAKTEQILEDIQNKSSFETLKYLAQEFDQPIQAHEIRKPQQDNSVRLEITFSEDQMEILEEAKSLLSHVLPGRTWADLFTHLAKKHIQKELGKSNPNQKSPKMPDQTALPRNPASSTKRAHIKLTLKRELLRNAGYCCEYINPKTKKKCDSVYQLQIDHRLPLAKGGSDKKENLRVLCRTHNLLAAKQWGLSSR, encoded by the coding sequence ATGGATCTTTCAAAAATTTCTAATGTCGAATTATTAAATCGTTTAGAAAAGCTGGCTCGCACGGAAAGAAAAATTACGCATTTGATTTTGTGGCACATAAATGAAGTCGAGTCGCGCAGACTGTTTGCTGAGTTGGGATTTGATTCCATGTTTAAATATTTAACTAAGCATCTCGGTTACGGCGAAGACAGCGCCTATCGAAGACTTCAGGCCGCGAGACTTTTAAAACAAGTTCCGGCAGTCGCAGAAAAACTCGAAGAAGGTTCTTTGAATCTCACGCAGCTGACCCAAGTTCAAAAATGCATAAAACAAGAAATCAAAATAGGAAATCGAGTTGAAACCGCGAAGACAGAGCAAATTCTGGAAGACATCCAAAACAAGTCGAGTTTTGAAACTTTAAAATACTTGGCGCAAGAATTTGATCAACCTATCCAAGCTCACGAGATCAGAAAACCACAACAAGACAACAGCGTAAGACTCGAAATTACGTTCAGCGAAGATCAAATGGAAATATTGGAAGAAGCAAAAAGCCTTTTATCCCACGTCCTCCCAGGAAGAACCTGGGCCGACTTGTTCACTCATCTTGCAAAGAAACACATCCAAAAGGAATTGGGAAAATCCAACCCAAATCAAAAATCTCCGAAAATGCCAGATCAAACCGCGCTGCCAAGAAACCCAGCGTCATCAACAAAACGCGCTCACATTAAGCTTACTTTAAAAAGAGAGCTTCTTCGAAATGCGGGTTACTGTTGCGAGTACATCAATCCTAAGACGAAAAAGAAATGCGACAGCGTATATCAACTGCAAATTGATCATCGGCTTCCGCTGGCAAAAGGCGGAAGCGACAAGAAAGAAAATCTGAGAGTCTTATGCCGAACACACAACCTGCTTGCGGCGAAGCAGTGGGGTTTATCCTCGAGATAG
- a CDS encoding NifU family protein has translation MNMSTNNQVTFESTPNPATMKFLLHRQVTAEGFDCPTAQEAERSPLASKIFGFPWTSSVYVGPDFITVTKQDWVDWELLAQPLSGLIQEHLDRNEPIVVEFVAAPEDDENDSPMVRNIKSVLNREIRPVVALDGGDIVFYKYENNILYIHMKGACSGCPSSSITLKEGIETRMKELFPEIQEVVAV, from the coding sequence ATGAATATGAGCACAAATAACCAAGTCACTTTCGAATCCACCCCTAATCCAGCGACAATGAAGTTCTTGCTTCACCGCCAGGTCACGGCGGAAGGCTTTGATTGCCCGACAGCTCAAGAGGCCGAACGTTCGCCTTTGGCTTCAAAGATTTTTGGCTTTCCTTGGACAAGCTCAGTTTATGTAGGTCCTGATTTCATCACTGTGACAAAACAAGACTGGGTCGACTGGGAGCTTTTGGCGCAGCCGTTGAGCGGCTTGATCCAAGAGCATTTGGATCGCAATGAGCCGATCGTTGTCGAATTTGTGGCGGCTCCGGAAGATGACGAAAATGACTCTCCGATGGTTCGTAATATCAAGTCGGTACTCAATCGCGAAATCCGTCCTGTTGTTGCATTGGATGGCGGCGATATCGTGTTCTATAAATACGAAAACAATATTCTTTATATCCACATGAAGGGCGCTTGCTCGGGATGCCCAAGTTCGTCGATCACTCTGAAAGAGGGTATCGAAACGCGCATGAAAGAACTTTTCCCGGAGATTCAAGAAGTTGTCGCGGTCTAA
- a CDS encoding deoxyhypusine synthase family protein — MGPITQFIDHHYRHFNAAALKDAAKGYKKHIDNKGQMLVTLAGAMSTAELGLSLAEMIRQGKVHAISCTGANLEEDVFNLVAHNHYERIPNYRDLTPQDEQKLLEKHLNRVTDTCIPEEEAIRRIENVVLEYWQDADKKGESYFPHEFMYKILLSGKLEQYYQIDPKNSWLLAAAEKNLPMVVPGWEDSTLGNIFAGHCIKGDIKKSTTVKGGIEYMKTWAEWYMGASKAAPVGFFQIGGGIAGDFPICVVPMLEQDLGHEDVPLWSYFCQISDSTTSYGSYSGAIPNEKITWGKLAPTTPSYIVESDATICAPLIFGYVLGW; from the coding sequence ATGGGACCTATTACACAGTTTATCGATCATCACTACCGCCACTTTAATGCCGCTGCATTGAAAGACGCAGCTAAAGGCTACAAAAAGCATATCGATAACAAAGGCCAAATGCTTGTGACTCTAGCGGGTGCTATGTCGACAGCCGAATTGGGTCTTTCATTGGCAGAGATGATCCGCCAAGGAAAAGTTCACGCGATCTCTTGCACAGGTGCAAACCTTGAAGAAGACGTTTTCAACTTGGTTGCGCACAATCACTACGAGCGTATTCCGAACTACCGTGATTTGACTCCGCAAGATGAGCAAAAACTTTTGGAAAAGCATTTGAACCGCGTGACCGACACGTGCATCCCTGAAGAAGAAGCGATCCGTCGTATCGAGAACGTTGTTCTTGAGTACTGGCAAGACGCTGACAAAAAAGGCGAGTCTTACTTCCCGCATGAGTTCATGTACAAAATCCTTCTTTCTGGAAAGTTGGAGCAGTACTACCAAATCGATCCTAAGAACTCTTGGTTGTTGGCTGCGGCAGAGAAAAACCTTCCAATGGTTGTTCCAGGTTGGGAAGACTCTACGTTGGGTAACATTTTCGCTGGTCACTGCATTAAAGGCGACATCAAGAAATCCACGACTGTTAAAGGTGGTATCGAGTACATGAAGACTTGGGCGGAGTGGTACATGGGCGCTTCTAAAGCGGCTCCTGTCGGCTTCTTCCAAATCGGCGGCGGTATCGCGGGTGACTTCCCAATTTGCGTAGTGCCAATGCTTGAGCAAGACTTGGGTCACGAAGACGTTCCTTTGTGGAGCTACTTCTGCCAAATCTCTGACTCAACAACTTCTTACGGTTCATACTCTGGCGCTATTCCAAATGAGAAAATCACTTGGGGTAAATTGGCTCCAACAACGCCAAGCTACATCGTTGAATCGGATGCAACTATCTGTGCTCCGTTGATCTTCGGTTACGTGTTGGGTTGGTAG
- a CDS encoding rhodanese-like domain-containing protein: MKYIALSLLTVFTMMACQQKPTKVVNQEPVMGENVTAESLIKGLPVILDARPAFEFNLAHVPGAINVRWEDFSQQNPKSRGVLQNDLFAIARRLSLIGIDPETKVLVLGKGAQGQGEEGRVAWTLKVLGVKDVYTLAHNSYRQINPTKEVPAVKNKPYWKPQVHEELMIDFKDFKTLAQSTESPLVILDVRSSQEFALRNLSQIKGVKAGVVNVEWKEFFDEKGLPRKQSERLLSEKGIGKDSQILVISNHGVRSGAAVYALNYLGYKKVRNFAGGYEQWK; encoded by the coding sequence ATGAAATACATAGCGCTGAGCTTGCTCACAGTTTTCACAATGATGGCGTGTCAGCAAAAACCGACAAAGGTTGTTAACCAAGAACCGGTCATGGGCGAAAACGTCACGGCAGAAAGCCTTATAAAGGGTTTGCCTGTGATTCTCGATGCGCGTCCCGCATTTGAATTCAACCTTGCGCATGTACCCGGAGCGATCAATGTGCGTTGGGAGGATTTCTCTCAGCAGAATCCGAAGTCCCGCGGTGTTTTGCAGAATGATTTGTTTGCGATCGCTCGTCGTTTATCTCTTATCGGAATTGATCCCGAAACGAAGGTTCTTGTTCTCGGCAAAGGTGCTCAGGGACAAGGTGAAGAGGGACGTGTCGCGTGGACACTGAAGGTTCTTGGCGTCAAAGATGTCTATACCTTGGCTCACAATTCTTACCGCCAAATAAATCCGACGAAAGAAGTTCCCGCGGTGAAAAATAAACCGTACTGGAAGCCGCAAGTGCATGAAGAACTGATGATTGATTTCAAAGACTTTAAAACTTTGGCGCAAAGTACAGAAAGTCCTTTAGTGATTCTTGATGTGCGTTCCAGCCAGGAGTTTGCTTTGCGCAACCTTTCCCAAATCAAAGGTGTCAAAGCCGGCGTTGTAAATGTGGAATGGAAAGAGTTTTTTGACGAAAAAGGTTTGCCACGCAAGCAATCAGAACGACTGCTTTCAGAAAAAGGCATTGGCAAAGATTCGCAAATTCTGGTGATTAGCAATCACGGCGTTCGTTCAGGAGCTGCCGTTTATGCTCTCAATTATCTTGGTTATAAAAAAGTGCGTAACTTTGCCGGAGGTTACGAGCAATGGAAGTAA
- a CDS encoding MOSC N-terminal beta barrel domain-containing protein: MQVEELYIYPLKSARAQNIKEMKITSEGPEGDRQWMLVDENGKFISQRTVPRLATVDVFYEQDTLSLGLQKMFFKVPKNSFQRKVKVQVWNDTFEAALEPDLFSQALSQHLGVNARLVRYAPYSQRRVRSTTMEWKPEVRFADGRPLQLVNLKSLEELNSRLAQPIGVDRFRTNILYSGVNAYEEEQWKRIRIGDVVFSLPKKCARCTIITINQETGVPSGPDPLKTLATYRREDKDIFFGTLWIPENEGVIRKGDTVEVLE; this comes from the coding sequence ATGCAAGTTGAAGAGCTCTATATTTATCCATTGAAGTCCGCACGCGCGCAAAACATCAAAGAGATGAAAATCACCTCCGAAGGCCCGGAAGGGGATCGTCAATGGATGTTGGTTGATGAAAACGGGAAATTTATTTCGCAAAGAACAGTTCCGCGCCTCGCAACCGTGGACGTTTTCTATGAGCAGGACACATTAAGTCTTGGACTGCAGAAAATGTTCTTCAAAGTTCCCAAAAACTCCTTTCAAAGAAAAGTGAAAGTGCAAGTTTGGAACGACACGTTTGAGGCGGCTCTTGAACCCGATCTTTTTTCGCAGGCGTTGTCACAGCACCTCGGTGTGAATGCGCGCTTGGTCCGCTATGCGCCGTATTCGCAACGCCGCGTGCGTTCGACGACGATGGAATGGAAACCTGAAGTTCGTTTTGCTGACGGACGACCATTGCAACTCGTAAACTTAAAAAGTCTTGAAGAGCTGAATTCCCGTTTGGCCCAGCCCATTGGTGTCGACCGCTTCCGCACGAACATTCTATACTCTGGTGTCAACGCCTACGAAGAAGAGCAGTGGAAACGCATCCGGATCGGCGACGTGGTTTTTTCCCTGCCAAAAAAATGCGCGCGTTGTACGATTATCACCATCAACCAAGAAACGGGTGTCCCTTCAGGTCCCGATCCTTTAAAGACTTTGGCAACCTACCGCCGCGAAGATAAAGACATCTTCTTTGGCACCCTGTGGATCCCCGAAAATGAAGGAGTTATCCGCAAGGGCGACACCGTCGAAGTTTTAGAGTAA
- a CDS encoding class I fructose-bisphosphate aldolase, which produces MTPRVREILSWYGADNPGVLTNLARMMNHGKLAGTGKLVILPVDQGFEHGPARSFAKNPDGYDPAYHVELAIESGCNAYAAPLGAIEAIARDYAGEIPLILKINNSDTLYGDKRPISALTSYIDDALRLGCAGIGFTIYPGSGERKHMYEEIAEASRLAKQAGLVVVIWSYARGEQISKEGETAIDVIAYAAHIAAQLGAHIIKVKPPTAHIEQAAAAKVYQEQGIKVATLADRARHVVQSSFNGKRIVIFSGGEAKGTEDILKEVTELAQGGGFGSIMGRNAFQRPKKEAIQLLHNVMEAFAGKKL; this is translated from the coding sequence ATGACGCCAAGAGTTAGAGAGATTTTAAGCTGGTACGGAGCTGACAACCCAGGAGTACTTACGAATTTAGCTCGCATGATGAATCACGGTAAACTTGCCGGCACAGGTAAGTTGGTGATTTTGCCAGTGGATCAAGGTTTTGAACATGGTCCTGCTCGTTCTTTTGCGAAAAATCCAGATGGATACGATCCTGCGTACCACGTAGAACTTGCGATCGAATCAGGTTGCAACGCCTACGCGGCTCCACTCGGCGCGATCGAAGCTATTGCTCGCGACTATGCCGGCGAAATTCCTTTGATCTTGAAAATCAACAACTCTGACACACTTTACGGCGATAAACGTCCAATCTCTGCATTGACGTCTTACATTGACGATGCTTTGCGATTGGGTTGTGCGGGAATTGGTTTCACAATCTACCCGGGATCTGGCGAACGCAAGCACATGTACGAAGAGATCGCGGAAGCGTCTCGTTTGGCGAAACAAGCGGGTCTGGTCGTTGTGATCTGGTCTTACGCGCGTGGTGAACAAATTTCTAAAGAAGGTGAAACTGCGATCGACGTGATTGCTTATGCCGCTCACATCGCCGCTCAATTGGGCGCTCACATCATCAAGGTAAAACCGCCAACTGCGCACATCGAACAAGCAGCGGCTGCGAAAGTTTACCAAGAACAAGGCATTAAAGTAGCGACATTGGCAGACCGTGCTCGTCACGTTGTTCAGTCTTCTTTCAACGGCAAACGCATCGTGATCTTCTCTGGTGGCGAAGCTAAAGGCACGGAAGATATCTTGAAAGAAGTGACGGAGCTTGCTCAAGGTGGCGGCTTCGGTTCCATCATGGGCCGTAATGCATTCCAACGTCCTAAAAAAGAAGCGATTCAATTGTTGCACAACGTGATGGAAGCATTCGCAGGGAAAAAACTGTAA
- a CDS encoding AarF/UbiB family protein translates to MLRQLKFLLFLCVFAFRFVWAAAPEATGLHLSFEQRLAITYALLAQGESEEKKQEILKRAKNYFSGVSQQEIQTVKVKNFDEFLKLFKGSWPNTHSVDLDVALIEKQGARALMVFEAESPRVQRQIDRYIEWQQNQLAEMSGANKANLNTEAIGARVMGLLQNPNGQQIAEKWALAESDAILSEKMKELDRVGEKMASSSFAQQQDATMRIFMETMFSEYFSRLSSDSKKLIVSSYLGGDLNISDIKKFEVMVQNSGPQLQKLLQVVARQADLSPEMLEVFRGLENSVRPVPWVQVEEILKNEKSNFKFTYFERKALGVGTMAQVHRAKILVDGERKDVVVRFIKPGIAERVEEDKRVLTHVAEILDANPEFRKTGAPKLTPIIEDITATVTAELSQEDTVARQKLAKTRYDKTVFMKTPDYKNYIEFNVPKIYDSKEKSQFMVQELVIGKKLDKEAAIYAEVAPQLKRGIIEEMAKVWAFEVLFGGGFYHSDLHQGNFMIQLTEPKIRVNVLDYGMGGVISSEMQKQVMVLGAGTELNSHELVARAFWKLSNKEKNSVNETQFKSLVRARMNDVISGKEPNRSLEHWTAWAMDNGLKLPYEFISLNRGIVIVNKLLADAGSTLTLTSLMKTFAKSNPLLVYKKLVLEEKVSHKDLIKLGWSELKSMVVGETPVTKMKQPAPSTSLGAAVRCEMVFQ, encoded by the coding sequence ATGTTGAGACAGCTCAAATTCCTGTTGTTTTTGTGCGTTTTTGCGTTTCGCTTTGTTTGGGCCGCGGCTCCGGAAGCGACCGGGCTGCATTTGTCATTCGAGCAACGCTTGGCCATTACTTACGCTCTTCTCGCTCAAGGTGAGAGTGAGGAAAAGAAGCAAGAAATTCTTAAGCGCGCTAAAAATTATTTCTCTGGCGTTTCGCAACAAGAAATTCAGACTGTAAAAGTGAAAAACTTTGATGAGTTCCTGAAGCTTTTCAAAGGTTCTTGGCCTAACACGCACAGTGTGGATTTGGATGTCGCTCTTATCGAAAAACAGGGCGCGCGCGCTTTGATGGTGTTTGAAGCGGAAAGTCCGCGCGTACAAAGACAGATTGATCGTTATATCGAATGGCAACAAAATCAGCTGGCAGAGATGTCGGGCGCTAACAAGGCAAATCTCAATACAGAAGCGATCGGCGCTCGAGTGATGGGTCTTTTGCAAAATCCAAATGGACAGCAAATCGCAGAGAAATGGGCTTTGGCTGAAAGCGATGCGATTCTCTCTGAGAAAATGAAAGAGCTCGACCGTGTCGGTGAAAAGATGGCGTCTTCAAGCTTCGCGCAACAGCAAGATGCGACGATGCGTATCTTTATGGAGACGATGTTCAGTGAATACTTCTCGCGCTTAAGTTCTGATTCCAAAAAACTCATTGTGTCGTCTTATTTGGGCGGAGACCTTAACATCAGTGACATCAAAAAGTTTGAAGTCATGGTGCAAAACAGCGGCCCGCAGTTGCAAAAGCTTTTGCAGGTGGTCGCTCGTCAAGCGGATTTGAGTCCCGAGATGCTCGAGGTTTTTCGCGGTCTTGAGAATTCCGTCCGCCCAGTTCCTTGGGTGCAGGTGGAAGAGATTCTGAAAAATGAAAAAAGTAATTTCAAATTTACGTATTTCGAACGTAAGGCTTTAGGCGTTGGGACAATGGCGCAGGTTCACCGCGCAAAAATCCTTGTCGACGGTGAAAGAAAAGATGTCGTTGTCCGTTTTATCAAGCCGGGCATTGCAGAGCGTGTGGAAGAAGACAAACGCGTACTCACACATGTCGCGGAAATCCTGGATGCCAATCCGGAATTTAGAAAGACCGGCGCGCCAAAGCTCACGCCGATTATTGAAGATATCACAGCGACAGTGACGGCGGAGCTCAGCCAAGAAGACACGGTGGCTCGACAAAAACTTGCGAAAACCCGCTACGATAAAACAGTCTTTATGAAGACGCCAGATTACAAAAACTATATCGAGTTCAATGTGCCAAAAATCTACGACTCGAAAGAAAAATCCCAATTCATGGTTCAGGAATTGGTGATCGGTAAAAAGCTTGATAAAGAAGCGGCGATTTACGCGGAAGTAGCGCCACAATTAAAACGTGGCATTATCGAAGAGATGGCCAAAGTGTGGGCGTTTGAGGTTTTGTTCGGAGGAGGTTTTTACCACTCGGATTTGCATCAAGGAAATTTCATGATTCAGCTGACGGAGCCTAAAATCCGCGTCAACGTTCTGGATTACGGTATGGGCGGTGTGATTTCTTCCGAGATGCAAAAACAGGTGATGGTGTTAGGAGCCGGAACTGAGCTGAACAGTCATGAGCTTGTCGCGCGTGCTTTCTGGAAGTTAAGCAATAAAGAAAAGAACTCCGTGAACGAGACTCAGTTCAAGTCGCTGGTGCGTGCCCGTATGAATGACGTGATTTCCGGAAAAGAGCCGAACCGCTCTTTAGAACACTGGACCGCTTGGGCGATGGACAATGGCCTTAAGCTTCCGTACGAGTTCATCAGTCTTAATCGCGGAATCGTGATCGTGAACAAACTTCTGGCGGATGCGGGGAGCACTTTGACATTGACGTCCTTGATGAAAACCTTCGCCAAAAGCAATCCGCTTCTGGTCTATAAAAAACTCGTGCTCGAGGAAAAAGTATCGCACAAGGACCTGATCAAACTGGGCTGGTCGGAGCTTAAGAGCATGGTCGTCGGTGAAACTCCCGTGACAAAAATGAAACAACCGGCTCCTTCAACATCTTTAGGCGCAGCCGTTCGCTGTGAGATGGTTTTCCAATAG